ACGATTGTGCCGGGCTTGGCGCAAAATTTTTAGGTTGACGAAATCAGAATGACGCCGGCCAGCATAACGCCGCAGCCGAGCAAACGCTGCCGGAGATTTTTCTCGCGAAAGAACAGCCAGCCCAGGATCGTTGCGAAAATCATGCTCGTGCGTTTGATAGAAATCATGTACGCCACTTCGGCTTGATTGAGCGCCATAAAATGACAAATCACCGTCAGGGCGACGGCCATTCCGATCAATAAAAAAAGCCTTACTTGGGCTGCGGCAAAACGCAAGCGGTGGCCTGATTTCATGGCTGCAATTGGAAATAGACACAAGCCGGCCAGGGGGTAATAAAAGGATGCAAAAAAGAGCGGGCTTGAATGCTTGACGGCTACTTTACCCAAGGTTGAGGTGAGGCTGTACAGCGCCGCCGCCATAAGCATCAAGCGCGAGCCGTTTTCACGCGCGATAGCCCGCAGCGGCGCCAGCCAGCGCGGCCCGTTGCTGTTCAAATGATTATTCGTCTGCAAATTGAGCAAATAAGCGCCGGCAACAATACAAATCACGCCGAGCACGCCGTGCATGCTGAGCCTTTCACCCAAAATCAGCGCCGGCACGAGCAGCAGAAAAAGCGGTGTGAACGCGAGATAAGGAATGGTGAGCGAAAGAGGCGATATCTGCAGGGCGCGCATGCTCAAGGAAGCCGCAGTCAACTCCAGCGGCAGAAGCGCGGCAGTTGCAAGCCAGAAAACTTGGTCCAAATTCGGAATTTCGACGAACGCGAGCAGCGGCAAAAGAAATAAAGAGGAATAGCCGAAACGTACCCAGGTCACCGTCCAGCTATCTGTATGTTGACTTGCTTTTTTGCAAAGCGTATCGCTCACCGCACTCATCAAAGCGGAAGCAAAGGCAAAAATCAACCAAGACATACTACAGCAATGTTCCGCTCAAAATCATCGTGGCAACGCTGAAATAAATCACCAAACCGGTAACATCGACTAAGGTTGCAACAAACGGCGCAGAGGACACTGCCGGGTCAAAACCTAGCTTGCGCAAAATGAAGGGCAACATCGAGCCGGTGAGCGTGCCCCACATGACGACGCCGACAAGGCTAAACGCCACGGTTAAACCGACGCGCATGTAATGCTCGCCGTAGATGGTTTCGTTATTCGGAATAAGCGTGATTTGCAGGATGGCAATCGTTCCCAAAATCAATCCCAAGCCCAACCCGGCCGCCAACTCGCGGCGCATGACGCGCCACCAATCGCGCAATCGAATTTCTTCAAGCGCCATCGCGCGGATCACCAGCGAGGCGGCTTGCGAGCCGGAATTGCCGCCGCTGCTGATGATCAGCGGGATGAATAGTGCCAGAACGACGGCGCGTGCAATCTCACCTTCAAAATATTTCATTGCGGCAGCGGTCAACATCTCGCCGAGGAAAAGCAGCGACAACCAGCCCCCGCGTTTTTTGAGCATGCTGAAGAAACCGGTTTGAATGTAGGGCTCGTCGAGCGACTCGACGGCGGCCATTTTTTGAATATCCTCGGTCGCCTCTTCCTCGACGACATCGAGCATATCGTCAACCGTTACGATGCCGAGCAGCACACCCTCGGAATCCGTGACCGGCAGCGCAACGCGATCATATTTTTGCATCTGCTTTGCGGCATACTCGCGATCATCATAGGCCGAGAGCGAGATGAAATGGCGATCCATCACGCTGGCAACCGCCTCCGAAGGATCCGCCAAGATCAATCTGCGCAAACGAATATCATCGATGAGCTTGCCTTTATCGTCGACCACATAAACAGTGTTGATGGTTTCAGCATCTTTCCCGTGTTGGCGCAAATGCTCCAGCGCCTTGCCAATCGTCCATTCCGGCTTGATGGCAACGTATTCGGGCGTCATCAAACGGCCGACACTTTCCTCAGGATAACCCAGCAGTTGGCGCGCTTCTTTGAGATCTTCCGGCGGGAGTAAGTTGAGCAGTTGCTGCGTGACCTGCGCCGGCAATTCGCCGAAAAGTTCGGTGCGATCATCGGGCGCGAGTTCATGCAACAAGGCGCGTGTGCTTTCAGCGTTGAGGCTTTGTAACAAGCGTTCCTGCTCTTCGGAAGGCAAATAGGCAAAAACCTCGGCAGCCGTTTGGCGGGACAATAAACGGAAGAGAATGGGTTGATCTTCTTGCGGCAGGCTTAAGAGCAAATCCGCGATTTCCGGCGCCTCCCAATCTGCAACGCCGTCTTTTACTCCGGAATATGCTTTTTCACGAATAAGCTCCTGAATATCGGGGCCGAGTAGTTCTTTCAGCATAACTCACCTCGTAACGATCCTAAGAAAGGTTATAAATGACGTGAACCTTAACAGCTTCCGCAAGAAAGTCAAGGCGAGTGACTTCGATTTCAGAAGCTCATCGCAACACCTGTAACTTGAGCACAGCGCGAAATGTGAACGTAATGAAATTTATGCCGCCCACACGCCGGGCGATGGTCTTTCGTTGATGTCCGTTAATTCACTTGACGAGTAATACGGAGACAGTGCGCCAATTTTTGGCGAAGTAAACCGCGAAGTCCAATAAGTCTGGAAAAACTACCATTGGTTATGAAGCTTTGCGGAAATTTCCCCCTTGCCCCGGCGATTTATTGATGGGTTTTCAGCTTTTATCAAATTTTCAATGTACCGCTTCAGGCGGATGGCTGTGCAACACGCTTTTCGTTGCTGTGCCCGTTTTAACTGGTGGGCTTATCCGAGGGCGGCAGCATCGCGAAAAAATCGGCATAAATGCGCCGGCTGTATTCTTCCAGCAAGGTTTTGATGCGCTCGCGATCATTTGATCCCAGCACAAAGCCAACATGATTCTTTTTCTGCAAGCGATGGAAAATCTCAGGGTCTTGATAAGCAGATATGTCCGGCCATTCCTGCGAGGCCAGGGAGATAATAACACCGCCATAATCTTGGCGTGGGCTCGGCAGCAGATATTCCGCGTCATCCTGCGCGATTTCGATCTTTGCCCATTCTGCCCAAAGATTGACGCCGGTGGCCGCTTCCACCATTTCAACGATGTTGGCCCCGCCGACGCGCGCCGCGGCTTCGAGAAAATAAAAACGGCCGTCGTCTTTGCCCTTGATGAATTCGACG
This sequence is a window from Cytophagia bacterium CHB2. Protein-coding genes within it:
- a CDS encoding DMT family transporter, with translation MSWLIFAFASALMSAVSDTLCKKASQHTDSWTVTWVRFGYSSLFLLPLLAFVEIPNLDQVFWLATAALLPLELTAASLSMRALQISPLSLTIPYLAFTPLFLLLVPALILGERLSMHGVLGVICIVAGAYLLNLQTNNHLNSNGPRWLAPLRAIARENGSRLMLMAAALYSLTSTLGKVAVKHSSPLFFASFYYPLAGLCLFPIAAMKSGHRLRFAAAQVRLFLLIGMAVALTVICHFMALNQAEVAYMISIKRTSMIFATILGWLFFREKNLRQRLLGCGVMLAGVILISST
- the mgtE gene encoding magnesium transporter, whose amino-acid sequence is MLKELLGPDIQELIREKAYSGVKDGVADWEAPEIADLLLSLPQEDQPILFRLLSRQTAAEVFAYLPSEEQERLLQSLNAESTRALLHELAPDDRTELFGELPAQVTQQLLNLLPPEDLKEARQLLGYPEESVGRLMTPEYVAIKPEWTIGKALEHLRQHGKDAETINTVYVVDDKGKLIDDIRLRRLILADPSEAVASVMDRHFISLSAYDDREYAAKQMQKYDRVALPVTDSEGVLLGIVTVDDMLDVVEEEATEDIQKMAAVESLDEPYIQTGFFSMLKKRGGWLSLLFLGEMLTAAAMKYFEGEIARAVVLALFIPLIISSGGNSGSQAASLVIRAMALEEIRLRDWWRVMRRELAAGLGLGLILGTIAILQITLIPNNETIYGEHYMRVGLTVAFSLVGVVMWGTLTGSMLPFILRKLGFDPAVSSAPFVATLVDVTGLVIYFSVATMILSGTLL